One part of the Vicia villosa cultivar HV-30 ecotype Madison, WI linkage group LG6, Vvil1.0, whole genome shotgun sequence genome encodes these proteins:
- the LOC131613227 gene encoding uncharacterized protein LOC131613227, whose product MSVLVNGSPTKVFGVFRGLRQGDPLSSFLYGLVAEGLTGLVRQSIEVGEFGRFDIKGFCWVDILQFTDDTLIVGEGTWKHVWAIKMVLRAFELVSGLGNNYHKSKMIGINNRNSFLKAASFFLSCKVGEINFYFLGIPIDFDPRKKSTWNPPLIKMKNGLGGWKNQFFNLGGKITLLKSIFSSLTIFTMSFYKMPLKVVKEFTRIQSNFLWEEWRKRGGFIKLAGRM is encoded by the coding sequence atgtCGGTTCTTGTTAATGGGAGTCCTACCAAAGTGTTTGGTGTTTTTAGAGGATTGAGACAAGGTGATCCTCTCTCATCTTTTCTTTATGGTTTAGTGGCGGAAGGGCTAACGGGGTTAGTGAGGCAATCCATTGAAGTTGGTGAATTTGGAAGATTTGATATAAAAGGTTTTTGTTGGGTGGATATCCTTCAATTTACAGATGATACTTTAATAGTGGGAGAAGGGACATGGAAGCATGTTTGGGCTATTAAGATGGTGCTTAGAGCTTTTGAACTTGTTTCGGGCCTTGGCAATAATTATCATAAAAGTAAGATGATTGGTATAAATAATAGGAATTCTTTTTTAAAAGCGgcgtctttctttctctcttgtaAAGTAGGGGAAATCAACTTCTATTTCCTTGGTATTCCTATTGATTTTGATCCAAGAAAGAAATCGACATGGAATCCTCCTTTGATTAAGATGAAGAATGGGTTGGGAGGTTGGAAAAATCAGTTTTTCAATTTGGGAGGAAAAATTACTCTTTTGAAGTCTATTTTTAGTTCTTTAACTATTTTCACTATGTCTTTCTACAAGATGCCATTGAAGGTGGTGAAAGAGTTCACTAGGATTCAAAGTAATTTCTTATGGGAGGAGTGGAGGAAAAGAGGAGGATTCATTAAGTTAGCTGGAAGAATGTGA